The proteins below come from a single Edaphobacter acidisoli genomic window:
- the xrtJ gene encoding exosortase J, translating into MSMIPAVAEARPLLTAEGAELTHRRVAVCASILVILGVANISSTASALWSIWTTNALKSIGMFIPLVSLVLILRVWRRQRWQMQGTWWGLVVLVVTAIVVHLSTQAVLIFTFSPKWFVGIPPYSLVAFGYVSGAVLLFGGTRLYRAALFPIILISFVDPIPHIFNVFVDLPLQRASAHVARAFAIALGQKLTPDQMRLMFTPKFGMFIAPGCNGIRGASTMGFIALIAGYLYRFRWRAHALVVVGAVLLGYVFNFARLCTLVLYYLVALRVTWLQTRATMGDYIIGGCLFLVATVLLFYAIQRLGEEPGQVKPDDEMVAPSPLKPGPALFLRLIAMVIFVAVGVVGVARAYANGRAHVAEEKADATAMGQFPQHVGSYTLVRLWNENYYTGPLIYHWAEYAPADGGAHISLGISPVLGAHDTLICHTARGEEPLWAGQIAIPMAGGVLVDFSGSFFNSGATQYLEVNTICNGASCGEYSRDHSHFGFVYSKPEPQSIFTQDPARPIPILIRAETIDTTLPADVARTQLTADIRTFLASVDLKGMTQPYRHE; encoded by the coding sequence ATGTCTATGATCCCGGCCGTTGCTGAAGCGCGTCCTCTGCTTACCGCAGAAGGGGCGGAACTGACGCATCGCCGGGTTGCCGTGTGTGCGTCCATCCTGGTTATCCTCGGCGTCGCCAATATTAGTTCGACCGCCTCCGCTTTGTGGAGCATATGGACGACGAATGCACTGAAGTCGATCGGCATGTTCATCCCGCTGGTCAGCCTTGTGCTCATTCTCCGGGTGTGGCGGCGACAGAGATGGCAGATGCAAGGCACCTGGTGGGGATTGGTTGTGCTGGTTGTGACCGCCATAGTCGTTCATCTGAGTACTCAGGCCGTACTAATCTTTACCTTTTCCCCGAAATGGTTTGTTGGCATCCCGCCCTACTCACTCGTCGCTTTCGGGTATGTTTCGGGCGCGGTGTTGCTGTTTGGAGGCACGCGCCTGTATCGAGCGGCTCTGTTTCCGATCATTCTGATCTCGTTTGTTGATCCCATTCCACATATATTCAACGTCTTCGTCGATCTTCCGTTGCAGCGAGCTTCGGCACACGTTGCGCGTGCATTTGCGATTGCGCTTGGACAGAAGCTCACGCCGGACCAGATGCGTCTGATGTTCACACCGAAGTTTGGCATGTTTATCGCGCCAGGGTGCAATGGCATACGAGGTGCAAGCACGATGGGCTTTATTGCCCTGATTGCCGGGTATCTCTATCGTTTTCGCTGGCGCGCTCATGCGCTGGTGGTCGTGGGCGCGGTGCTGCTGGGTTACGTTTTCAACTTCGCCCGGCTTTGCACGCTGGTGCTCTACTACCTGGTGGCGTTGCGCGTGACCTGGCTCCAGACCCGTGCCACGATGGGTGACTACATCATCGGTGGATGCTTGTTCCTCGTCGCCACGGTGCTGCTCTTCTATGCGATCCAACGGTTGGGCGAAGAGCCGGGACAGGTGAAGCCCGACGATGAGATGGTTGCGCCATCCCCGTTGAAACCGGGACCGGCGCTTTTTCTTCGGCTTATCGCGATGGTGATCTTTGTAGCGGTCGGGGTGGTGGGCGTGGCGCGCGCGTATGCCAACGGTCGCGCGCATGTGGCAGAGGAGAAGGCAGATGCAACGGCGATGGGACAGTTTCCACAGCATGTTGGGTCCTATACGCTGGTGCGGTTGTGGAACGAGAACTACTACACCGGCCCGCTGATCTACCACTGGGCGGAGTATGCGCCGGCCGATGGCGGCGCGCATATCTCGCTGGGTATCTCGCCTGTGCTGGGCGCGCACGATACGTTGATCTGCCACACGGCGCGCGGAGAAGAGCCCCTATGGGCCGGCCAGATAGCGATTCCTATGGCGGGAGGCGTGCTGGTCGATTTTTCCGGTTCCTTCTTCAACAGTGGGGCAACACAGTATCTTGAGGTCAACACGATCTGCAACGGCGCTTCGTGCGGAGAGTATTCCAGGGATCACAGCCACTTCGGCTTCGTCTACAGCAAACCTGAGCCGCAGTCGATTTTCACGCAGGATCCCGCTCGTCCTATTCCTATTCTGATCCGGGCCGAAACGATCGATACGACGCTGCCTGCCGATGTTGCCCGCACACAACTGACGGCAGATATCCGAACGTTTCTAGCTTCAGTTGATCTCAAGGGCATGACCCAGCCCTACCGGCATGAGTAG
- a CDS encoding PExPT-CTERM protein has protein sequence MKKYWLLLPVLALLTTARVFGLDVDGCVSSPENPTAILAVVGSAGALFVSMRARIKGRRKSK, from the coding sequence ATGAAGAAATATTGGCTCCTTCTCCCCGTTTTGGCCCTCCTTACCACTGCACGCGTCTTCGGACTGGATGTCGATGGTTGTGTGAGCTCTCCGGAGAACCCAACAGCTATTCTCGCCGTGGTCGGTTCTGCAGGTGCGCTCTTCGTCTCCATGCGTGCTCGCATCAAGGGTCGCCGTAAGTCCAAGTAG